TCAAGGCTGTGAGTTAATGGGAGCTGCGAGCGTACAGTTTCCAAGGACTAAATGTAATTGGCTCGGATTCAAGCGCACCGTCAAAAGTTCCTGCGGTTACTCGTACCGCACACGCGTGCATCGcccaattttgaaaaaaatcgtaCCTCAAAACACGCACCGGTCTCTTATAGGAAGACACAGCCATGGCACATTCCTCACGCGCGGACTGTTTGCGCAAAGTCGTCGCTCTATGCGGTCGCGAGTCAGCGAAAtaactgcagcagcagcagcgaaaatTGCCGAGTTCCGCGCTGCGCTCACCTGGCCGTTCGCGGTAGCTATATCTCGCGGCACTGCTCATCTAATGCCAATAATAAAACGCCCCGAGTCAGATGGATAGCGCGCcgatgaaaatgaaaacgtGCGCGGGACATCGTGGATGGATGCTATAACGTGTATAAGAAGAGAGTTCGTTGGATGCGGCTTCCGCCGGAAGAAGCCTGGCCGGAAGTTGTAGTATAGCGTAGACTCTCTGGGataggaaagagagagagagagagagataagagGGAGTGTGTGTATAGCTGGAAGGGTCCTCTCTATCGAGTCGAGTGGAAAAAagtgaattttgaaaaaagttttcgtAACGGTCATTACGCACAGCTCTGTATGGCAAAACCTTCGACTCGATCTCTTTCGCGAAAACCTCCACTCGTGTCGCCGTTGCGTATAACATGCAGAGCGAGAAGTAGTCGCTCCGCGCGGAAAAAGTTTTTGCGCGCTCAGCCGTGTGCGTGCGCTCTCGGCTGTGGCGCGACCTTCAACTTGACCGCTTGTCCGCAGGTCCTTGACCCGCGGGCTCCCAACTCTCGCGCTTATATATTATTGAGAAATTGAAGTTTCAtcgttattattaatattatacagCCCGACgtgaaatgacgactgcagaGACGCTGCGGTTTCGGGAGGAATGTCCCCTAAGCTCAAGCGACTCtacctatatacatacctCGAAGTAATGAGATATTTATTGGGGGTCTCGGCGCTAGTGTCGCGGCAGGCTATTGTTTGGAGATTTCACTAATTGGAAAGCTGTTTCcgtttttcattatacaaatCGATGCGAGAGCCGCTTACGCGATTCATTATACGCTAATGCCATTCGCGGAGCGCTTCGTGCGATCGTAGAGTCGAGATATACACCGGGGCGTTCTAGAATGGTAATTTAATTGCGCCGGTTGCACGAAAAATAATACGTCGCTGACCGAACGATATCGCTCCTGTTTCAACGCGCCGCGCGGACTCCTGGAATGCCGAGTCCCGCTATATACCgtctctatatatatagatgCATCAGGCAGCTATAACACGTGACTAATACCCCTTTCCCTCCTCTGTTGCAGAGCCTGAGCCATGACGCCCTCATGGGTAAGGACGACGACTGGAGCTGCAGCATCGGCTCGGCCAGTCTTCGGGACTGCAAGCAGACGTCCTTCGGCGTGGTGCTGCGGGACCGGCTCATGACCGATGCCGCCCTCGGTGGACCCAAGCCCATCAAGTCCGAGCATAGCTACAGCATGTTGGCCTGCAGTCCTCCGCCCACCATCACCACGACCGCCTCCAGTGGAACCGGGGTCAGCAGACTTCAGCAGCAGAGTCATCAAGCCGTCGACCACCATGTGTCCGGGGTCTTCGCGGGGGCTATCGTCTGCACGAGCGAACCCAGCAGACTGGATGGTGAGCTcttgttttcgattttttgtttcatttataaaagtttttatatttcgaTTGATGATAGATTGCTATAGCTTGTCTCATTTTACGTTCTCAAATGTTCGCGCGCTTTGACCTTGAAGTCTTGAGCTAGTGCAGTCGAATTTGTAAACACTACTCGCATCGTGTCCCCAACTTCCCATCAGTAATCGATAATTGTCGTTGCAGTGACGGATATGGAAGAAGAATGCTACCCGGCCATCTCCATGAACACAGCGTCCGGCAGGGATTCCTCGAGATCATCGCCCGTCTCGTTCGTCACTGCCTCCGACAGCGTCGAGCTGACGAGGCCGGACGTCTGCATCGACGAGGACGAAGCCGAGAGCTGCACTAAAATCAAGGGCGAACCTCTCAGTGCTCCCTGCAGTCCCTGCGCTTCGAATCCGACGATTCTCATCGAGGACAACAAGAGCACCATGGCCATCTCGCCGCACAGCCTACACCTGACCGGCTTCGCCTCGCAGACCAGCGACAGCGAGGACGAGGATGAGGAGATGCAACAGGTATGCCGGCGAGAGAATCTGCTTTACCTTGGGAGCGAGAACCCGTTTCTCGCATTCCATTAGTAGCCGCGGAGACTTTTTCCTCCACGAATACTTTTTTGAGAACGTACGTGCTGAGCGATCTGTGACCCCTTTTGCAGGAATTCAAAGTCGAGACCTTCGAGGTGCCCATCGAGGACGACGTGATCGACCAGACCTCGAGCCAGGAACTCCCACCCACGCCTCCGAGCAGTGCGAGCTCCGACAGCGAGGGCACGGTCTCTGCCTCTTGTTCACCCGAACGCAGGGATTCCCACGGCTCCGTCCACGTTCAGAGCCTCCGAGGCTTCCTACAGCCCAGGCTATACGTCACGACGAACGGCACCATCAGCCAACACGCCGCCAGCACGCGTCAACCCATTCACACGCCCCTCATCTCTTGTCAACCGGTAAGCATTGATTTCGCTGCGCTTACGCACTAAGTAGTTTTGTCGGTTTACACGCATTCACTATAATATCGATCGCTTGCTGCGTTACAGAAGGGCTCTACGGGTGTGCTTGTACTCACCGAGGAGGAGAAGAGGACATTGATCGCCGAAGGCTACCCAGTGCCGACGAAGCTGCCTCTCACCAAGCAGGAGGAGAAATCGCTGAAGAAAGTGCGCAGGAAAATCAAGAACAAGGTTCGTTGACGAAAATTATGGACGAAATTATGTATAAGCTTGAAAGTACGAGGTTCTAACGCAAATGTGCTGGTTTCCGCAGATCTCCGCGCAAGAGTCGCGCAGGAAGAAGAAGGAGTACATGGACGGCCTGGAGAGGCGAGTGACGCTGCTGACGAACGAGAACTCGACCTACAGGGAAAAGGTCTCCACGCTGGAAACCACCAATCGCCAGCTGCTCAAGGAGCTGCAGCGTCTCCAGGCGATAATCCAACGAAACAAGTCTTCCTAAACGTATTCCTCCGCGTCGAATCTGCCTCGCAGGAGCTCGGTAgactaaaatatttaaaaaatgaaagaaagaaaggaaagaaaaCCGTTGTCCCGCGGAGCTGACGCTATAGAGAAAGTTTCATAGGAAGTCAATGCTTCTCGACTGAGCGAGTTATATTATAACACTACAACCACGATAAAGCTATGAACATTTTGTCCAGAAATGTCACGGTTAGCATTTAATGATTaactttattatatatagagagataTATGTAGCATATAGGGAGACAGAGCGGCATGGTGCCTTtgttagaaaatattgatagCAACTCGAGCTTGCACTCAGATATTTTTCAGAGTATACGGACTTGTGGCCTTTACGCCAATTACGTCTTTGTTGTATAATGCAGTCACGGGCTTCTCTttctgtctgtgtgtgtgtctttTCTTGCGTCCGGAGCCccaaagagaaagaaagtttAGGGacctaaaatattttatctaaaaGTTTACATTACCATTTACAGAGTTATTCTAGGATAGCGTGCTAAACGACTGTACACGAGTTGATCGTGCTAATCAAATTTTGTTGTTCGTGTGCGGAAACCTGGGGCTGGTTTATATAAGTTTTATACCCTCGCGCGTTCTGCACGCATTATATTTGAAGGAACGTTTTCAGCTCTACAGATCATGTATATATAGAAAGGTTTTTTTCTTTGCGAGGCaacgaaaatgaaattttctcGAGTCATGTCTTACTTTAACGCGATACATATTGCTCTTGTGGTCATAATGTCTTCATTATTGACTGTTGCCAAATCATCGGGAGACGTGCAAGTGAGTTGCGAGTTATCATACAAATCAACTTTGTTTCATCagcatcattattattatcatcattttACCCCTTATTTTTACtcttttaaagaaaaaattatattataatttacacGTGTGATTGAGCGAACGCTTtggactttttttttatctgacATGGATAAGTATATGATGAGGAGAGGATTTTGAGCACAGGCACATTTTACGAAACACTACTCTAGatgtttttaaagaataattaaaatctgTCAATGCCTGCCGAATTAATGGCTTAAAAAGATCTCGTTGTAATGCAAATCAtagatatattatatatagaattatatgaaaaaatatttgatattttttgcaGATTTATGTATACGTCTTTTTCTACACtacgaaagaaaaaattatgatttttcaatCAATCCATATGTAATACTGCACTCGTTAAActgataatttttaatagcgtGTGCTTTGTTTCGAATGGCGCTCTTCTGCGTCCAAATAGTACGATACAAATTACTTATCGAAGACTTATTTTGTcgattgtttctttttttttatttgagagaaaaagacgagatatgaaaaagaaaaatatacacGAAAATCATATATTCTATAacgagtttttataaaattatatttgcgccgtattttaaagatatatttCACTTTATATACATGTTATAACATATGGCacttgtatattttatatacgaGAAAGTATGTAGAGAATATATACGCAATGAGTATAGGAGAGATATACGAGTGGCTATCATCAATTTTTGCGACAGATCTACAATCGTGTTGTTTCGTGTTACTTGTTGTATAAAAGAAAACTATTGCATTACAGACATTTCTTTTTCGCGGTGCCGCCTGCGCGTCCTGCAAGCGTCACCGCGCTCAGATATATGCGCGTCTAAatgttaataatattttatttatgataaaatatatgagaGTGAGAGATAAACCGAGAgaaagtatattattattattattattattattattattattatataggcGAGAGAGGGTGATATATCTATATGGAAATCGTGTATATTATGCGACGAACTTGTGGAATGAAGAAAACAGGGGAAAAAAACATAACTATATGGAAGACAAACATGAATCTACATGCTATATATACACGAAGAGCGTTTTGTAAGTTAAAGAACGATATTTTTCTGCGCTGTATATGTGAATGCGAATAAAGCGATATGTCACGTTATACATTCTACTATTTTTCGCATACATATACCTCACACTGGATAGATCGACTGGGTGTTGTCAGACaataatataagaaaaagataaataaaataaaaaataaaactagtgcgacccaagaaaaaaaaacaactgcCTCGTTCGTTCATTTCTTTCACCTTGATTTTATCCGGCGATCGTCGCAGTGACACACAAAAAACAACGAACTCTCTTGCCTAACCGTATCTATATCTCGGGCGGGAAGTTTCGTTGATTATAAACAGTATAGTCTCAATTATATCCCCGAGAGCGAAGATCACGCGCGTGAGCGCAGGAGAAGAAACTAATGACGACTTGAGCGAGAGAATAAGGGATGAGCTATATATCCTAAGCGTCCGGAGGGATGACAAGTCGCGGAGTAATTGACCTCGGGGGTCGGCTTAATCGGGAACGAGCTTTCCCTTAATTGTTTACCATCGCCCCGACACAAGAGATTAGGTCCTCATCGAGTTTGCGCCTCTCGAGAGTTTATTTCGCGCACCGCGTCTCGTCGTTGGGTCATCAGATAAGAGTGTACTCGACCGTCTTCAAGCGAAACGGGAGCTAATCTTATTTGCATCTTATCTCGGCGGGCGAATCGGGAAAAGAATTATTTTCGGCTGTTTGCTCggcgaaattgaaaattttttagtaGCTGCGATTCTCGCCTTATCTCCGCCAAGCGAGCTGAATTTCGGGTATATCGTGTGATGCAACGAAACGATCGGCTTTCACTCATAGCACTTTATTTACAAAAGGATTATATAAAGTTTTAAATCACAAGTTCTCAATATCCATCTCGATGTCCTCGATGGAATTGTTGTCCACTTCCAGCACCTTCTCGAGGGCGATGAGACTGACCGGTTCGCTGGTGTCCAGCAGCTTCCTCTCCTTACCGATCGCCTTCTCGTGTCTGTAGAGCGGATTCTCGAATGTCTCGCCTCCGCTCGACTGTTCCGCCGACGAGGCCTGTTCCTCCTCCTGCTCCTCCTCGGCCAGCTGCACGTTACCCTCGAATAGGTTCTCGAATCTGGCGAACGCGAATGACTTGCGCTTGTGGCCGTTGACGCGCCGCTCGATGCAGATCACCGAGCCGACTTCCCGAGCGGCGTCCCAGACTCTGAAAGATTTTTTGAGAAAATGTTTCATGAATGAGAGAAGTTCGTATAGAATACAATAAATTGATTAATCCTCGCTCCCTTGACACTTTGACGCTCGTCCGCAAACGACTTTACAACTGCATTATCCCGCGCGCGTAGAAATCCTATCAAAACAACGTCGCGCGCAATTATATGCCCGCCTCGACGACGCGAGCGagtcttcctctctctctctctctctatgcttTTATTCCGGGCGATAATAAAGCTTTGAAACTCTCGCCCTCGTAAACCTGATCAAATCTCCATAATAATAGTTCGGACTTTATATATAGCGCTTGGTTCTCTGGcgtc
The sequence above is a segment of the Nasonia vitripennis strain AsymCx chromosome 3, Nvit_psr_1.1, whole genome shotgun sequence genome. Coding sequences within it:
- the LOC100120780 gene encoding cyclic AMP response element-binding protein A isoform X1, which gives rise to MEFYDVGTSALGELWDSYLVESSLSHDALMGKDDDWSCSIGSASLRDCKQTSFGVVLRDRLMTDAALGGPKPIKSEHSYSMLACSPPPTITTTASSGTGVSRLQQQSHQAVDHHVSGVFAGAIVCTSEPSRLDVTDMEEECYPAISMNTASGRDSSRSSPVSFVTASDSVELTRPDVCIDEDEAESCTKIKGEPLSAPCSPCASNPTILIEDNKSTMAISPHSLHLTGFASQTSDSEDEDEEMQQEFKVETFEVPIEDDVIDQTSSQELPPTPPSSASSDSEGTVSASCSPERRDSHGSVHVQSLRGFLQPRLYVTTNGTISQHAASTRQPIHTPLISCQPKGSTGVLVLTEEEKRTLIAEGYPVPTKLPLTKQEEKSLKKVRRKIKNKISAQESRRKKKEYMDGLERRVTLLTNENSTYREKVSTLETTNRQLLKELQRLQAIIQRNKSS
- the LOC100120780 gene encoding cyclic AMP response element-binding protein A isoform X2 — translated: MGKDDDWSCSIGSASLRDCKQTSFGVVLRDRLMTDAALGGPKPIKSEHSYSMLACSPPPTITTTASSGTGVSRLQQQSHQAVDHHVSGVFAGAIVCTSEPSRLDVTDMEEECYPAISMNTASGRDSSRSSPVSFVTASDSVELTRPDVCIDEDEAESCTKIKGEPLSAPCSPCASNPTILIEDNKSTMAISPHSLHLTGFASQTSDSEDEDEEMQQEFKVETFEVPIEDDVIDQTSSQELPPTPPSSASSDSEGTVSASCSPERRDSHGSVHVQSLRGFLQPRLYVTTNGTISQHAASTRQPIHTPLISCQPKGSTGVLVLTEEEKRTLIAEGYPVPTKLPLTKQEEKSLKKVRRKIKNKISAQESRRKKKEYMDGLERRVTLLTNENSTYREKVSTLETTNRQLLKELQRLQAIIQRNKSS